A part of Desulfomicrobium baculatum DSM 4028 genomic DNA contains:
- a CDS encoding AzlD domain-containing protein: MDQQTIFLTILGMMAVTYVPRALPLLALAQRTLPEAVIRWLGFIPVAVLSAMLLPSLVATEKGLDFSAENIFLWAAIPTFLVCWKTKSFVGAIVTGMGCVALGRLFFA, from the coding sequence ATGGACCAGCAAACGATCTTCCTGACCATTCTCGGCATGATGGCCGTAACATATGTTCCGCGCGCCCTGCCCCTATTGGCCCTGGCGCAGCGCACCCTGCCCGAGGCGGTCATCCGCTGGCTGGGGTTCATCCCCGTGGCAGTACTCTCGGCCATGCTCCTGCCGTCGCTGGTCGCGACGGAAAAAGGGCTTGATTTTTCGGCAGAGAACATATTCCTGTGGGCGGCCATACCCACCTTTCTGGTCTGCTGGAAAACCAAGAGCTTTGTCGGCGCCATTGTCACCGGCATGGGCTGCGTGGCTCTGGGCAGACTGTTTTTCGCGTAA
- a CDS encoding efflux RND transporter periplasmic adaptor subunit translates to MPAFLHLLLCLALLLAACGQDDAPSRPEPRTIQAQTLRLALTEARECRSLPGQVQSRNSVTLASKTSGTVTEILAREGDTLTAGQTILRIDDAELRQREQSVRATAGQAGLESKALAARKAQAKATFDRMQKLLQQAAVSRDDVDRARAEYEALASQEKALAAQSSAAGFQGAEIRALMRYNTVSSPLNGVLTRRHVDLGAFVQAGTPLAEVDDLSSGFDLVAQADESLLGSIREGMSVVALIPSLSAAPFLTTLSAVIGQVDPASRAFRVKAALDGTPSPGMFGKVCVPVGTAKKLLAPEAALRPRGELTTALIVDEDSMLRLRIVKIGGVYQKAVLDGQTFILQTGQTGAGQLDEAPAGGEILVEVLSGLAPNDEVVLSAPAVAREGDRLARE, encoded by the coding sequence ATGCCCGCGTTCCTTCACCTGCTCCTCTGCCTTGCCCTGCTGCTTGCCGCTTGCGGTCAAGACGACGCCCCCTCACGGCCCGAACCGCGAACCATCCAGGCCCAGACCCTGCGCCTGGCGCTGACCGAGGCGAGGGAGTGCAGGAGCCTTCCCGGGCAGGTCCAGTCGCGCAACAGCGTGACCCTGGCCAGCAAAACCAGCGGCACGGTGACGGAAATCCTGGCCCGTGAGGGAGACACCCTCACGGCCGGTCAGACCATCCTGCGCATCGACGACGCCGAACTGCGCCAGCGCGAGCAGAGCGTGCGCGCCACGGCCGGGCAGGCCGGTCTGGAAAGCAAGGCCCTGGCCGCACGCAAGGCGCAGGCCAAGGCTACCTTTGACCGCATGCAGAAGCTTCTGCAGCAGGCAGCGGTCAGTCGCGACGATGTGGACCGGGCCCGGGCCGAGTACGAGGCCCTAGCCAGCCAGGAAAAAGCCCTGGCCGCGCAGTCCTCCGCCGCCGGATTCCAAGGCGCTGAAATCCGCGCCCTGATGCGGTACAACACCGTATCCTCGCCTTTGAACGGGGTACTGACGCGCCGACATGTCGACCTGGGAGCCTTTGTACAGGCCGGGACGCCCCTGGCCGAAGTGGATGACCTGAGCAGCGGCTTCGACCTCGTGGCCCAGGCCGACGAATCCCTGCTCGGGAGCATCAGGGAGGGCATGAGCGTGGTCGCCCTCATCCCCTCGCTGTCCGCGGCTCCTTTTCTGACCACCCTCTCGGCCGTGATCGGCCAGGTGGACCCCGCCAGCCGCGCCTTCCGAGTCAAGGCCGCCCTTGACGGCACGCCAAGCCCCGGCATGTTCGGCAAGGTCTGCGTACCCGTCGGCACGGCTAAAAAACTGCTCGCGCCAGAGGCTGCCTTGCGGCCGCGCGGAGAGCTGACCACAGCGCTGATCGTGGACGAGGATTCCATGCTGCGCCTGCGCATCGTCAAGATCGGCGGGGTCTACCAAAAGGCCGTGCTGGACGGGCAGACCTTCATCCTCCAGACCGGCCAGACCGGCGCCGGCCAACTGGACGAGGCACCCGCAGGAGGCGAAATCCTGGTGGAAGTGCTGTCCGGTCTGGCCCCGAACGACGAAGTGGTCCTCAGCGCGCCCGCCGTGGCCCGCGAAGGCGACCGCCTGGCGCGGGAATAA
- a CDS encoding PLP-dependent aminotransferase family protein — MSFRFTNRIQNTPKSFIREILKVTQDPSIISFAGGLPNPHLFPIEALQDAARETLATSGARALQYSTTEGHAELRGWIAARYAKRGITVDPDQVLITTGSQQCLDLLGKLFIEKNDEVILERPSYLGTIQAFTMFEPRFVTVDLEEDGPNLEQVKVLLATGRPKLFYAVPNFQNPSGLTYSRAKREELGRLLQKYPETIFIEDDPYGELRFSGEHHQPVFAHTGGRSIMLGSFSKITVPGFRLGWMVAPPEIIRLAVKAKQAADLHSSTFNQFVINEYLKKHSIDDHIAKITECYGSQATAMVTTLEREAPEGVTFTRPEGGMFSWVTLPEGKGSCMDLFNLAIGQKVAFVPGMPFYTDGGGQNTLRLNFSNASEQTIDEGITRLCRCMKDFLK; from the coding sequence ATGAGTTTTCGATTCACAAACCGCATCCAGAACACGCCCAAGTCCTTCATTCGCGAAATATTAAAGGTCACCCAGGATCCGAGCATCATCTCCTTTGCCGGCGGCCTGCCAAACCCGCATCTTTTCCCCATCGAAGCCCTGCAGGATGCGGCCCGCGAAACCCTGGCGACGTCCGGGGCGCGCGCCCTGCAGTACTCCACCACCGAAGGGCACGCCGAATTGCGCGGCTGGATAGCGGCCCGCTACGCCAAACGCGGCATAACCGTGGACCCGGACCAGGTGCTCATCACCACCGGCTCCCAGCAATGCCTGGACCTCCTGGGCAAGCTCTTCATCGAAAAGAACGACGAGGTCATTCTGGAGCGGCCGAGCTACCTAGGCACCATTCAGGCCTTCACCATGTTCGAGCCCCGCTTCGTGACCGTTGATCTGGAAGAGGACGGCCCCAATCTGGAACAGGTAAAGGTGCTGCTGGCCACGGGCCGGCCCAAGCTCTTCTACGCCGTGCCCAATTTCCAGAACCCTTCGGGCCTGACCTATTCCAGGGCCAAGCGCGAGGAACTGGGCAGGCTGCTGCAAAAATATCCCGAGACCATCTTCATCGAGGACGACCCCTACGGCGAGCTGCGCTTCTCCGGCGAACACCACCAGCCCGTCTTCGCCCATACCGGCGGACGCAGCATCATGCTCGGCAGCTTCTCCAAGATCACCGTGCCCGGCTTTCGCCTCGGCTGGATGGTCGCGCCCCCGGAAATCATCCGCCTGGCGGTCAAGGCCAAGCAGGCCGCGGACCTGCACTCCTCGACCTTCAATCAGTTCGTCATCAATGAGTATCTCAAAAAACACTCCATCGACGACCATATCGCCAAGATCACGGAGTGTTACGGTTCCCAGGCAACGGCCATGGTCACGACCCTGGAGCGGGAGGCCCCTGAGGGCGTGACCTTCACCCGTCCCGAAGGCGGCATGTTCTCCTGGGTGACCCTGCCCGAGGGCAAGGGCTCCTGCATGGATCTCTTCAACCTGGCCATCGGGCAGAAGGTGGCCTTCGTGCCGGGCATGCCCTTCTACACCGACGGCGGCGGCCAGAACACCCTGCGCCTCAACTTCTCCAATGCCTCGGAACAGACCATCGACGAAGGCATCACGCGGCTGTGCCGGTGCATGAAGGATTTTCTGAAATAG